tggaattagaattctacacgaattctacttaatcaatttatccaataggaatagacatttaatcatacactgactcttgcagattcaggaatctcgcatgagctgaaactcacacacacacggcagccacaagggctgcccatgcgcgtgcgagcagcagcccgcgcagcacggcccacgcatgcgcggccttgtgcgcgctgggctgtgacgtgcgtgcttgctgggcgatggcctggcttcgtgctgggccttcgtccggcaggcctcgtccgatgctaattcgtacgatacgcttccgattaaatttccatttccggaatccatttccgatacgaacaatatttaatatttccgattccggaattaatttccgtttcgaacaaatatttaatatttccgtttccggaattattttccgattccggtaatatttccgattctgacaatatttccgtttccggcaatatttccaattctggtaatatttccatttccaataatattttccgatacgtaccatgtttccgtttccggcaacatctacgacttggataatattcatatttccgatacgatccatatttccgtttccggcaatatcatcgtttccggagtattcatttcttgcctgtgacgatcttagctcccactgaaaccaagatccgtcgtttccgaatattcatagatggagtatttaatgccattaaatacttgatccgtttacgtactatttgtgtgaccctacgggttcagtcaagagtaagctgtggattaatatcattaattccacttgaactgaagcggcctctagctaggcattcagctcacttgatctcactgaattattaacttgttaattaatactgaaccgcatttattagacttaacatagaatgcatacttggaccaagggcattatttccttcacatataagactagtgatcatatagttattgtgatcataacatagtaactcttataactaataacatagaggacaacaaagaacaaaaaaataaaattataatatacataaaaaactattccgtataccaaacatatagttactataatacaagatataatacttataaatattattgatggtcatttagtcaaAGAGTTGCAGACCTAGTTGGTGTggtaataatatagtaactcgatccataaatagtaactatatcactaaaaatatagaataaacataaaaaacatgcacataacataataaactaacataatACCTATTTCAAGCATATagtaactactccctccgtcccttaatactcgacctgttttgaccagacacgcttgccaatgcacaattttgaccaccaatttctttaactacatattataaaaacttataaaaatattactattttgaaaatatatattaagatgaagccaacaatatattatatactaacatttgttttcatgtactagaaataaaatagggtcaaagtgaattatgtgaatagtgtgaaaagtcaaaacgggccgagtattaagggacggagggagtatatagaaCATACAATAActtttgaagaaaataaacatatggtaacaaatcatgataaaataaacatagtacctatttcaaatatatagtaactatataaaacatatagtaactatataaaacatatagtgactattattatcatatacgaagtagtaactattgtacacatatagtaaccattataatcatatagtcactatctaagaagcggacaaaAAACATACTCCAAaaaacatagtacataatgtaatcgtatagtaattattatttatcaaaaagtcactataaactgttcataacataatagctatcttaaacacatagttactgttttaaacttataataaatttctaaaaaatatagtaactattttaaacacatagttactgttttatagttatagtaactttaaaaaaaaaaaatagctaCCCTAAAAACTAccactaacataaacacaacgaacattccagtgactattaaaaacactactttgcaacataaattaaaggtaactatatcatttatatactaactatgtgaaacactaaccctaatttcaacaaaacaacaaacatttcaaatcactcaacaaaTAAACAATACAATAAGTTCTAAAATATACCAGAAGTAGGCACAATAGCTAAATTGTTGTAAAACAATAGATCAGACAATGTAAATGAGATCTTAAGATACCTTCAAAGCCGGGTGGATGACTGATTGTCGCCAGATCTATCGTCGCACCGGCAACATCGTCGTTTTTAGGACCGGTAATTACCATTTTTTCACCATTGTAACACAAATTCAAACTACAAAGTGAATTTCGAGTAATTTGTTGTCTTGATTTCGACACAAAACCTAAAAATTATTGTTGAAACTGAAACGAAGAGTGAAATTAAGAGAGCAGTTGAGAgcagcagaggagagagaagttgAGAGAGCAGTtgaaagatgagagagaagttgagagaggagagagaaattgcaGAAAATGAAACCACAAAAACTGAAGAATGTTTTTTAAATGGTTTATATACTTGAATAAAGGCAGGTGACACTCCCATCACAGGTTATTACTCTTTTGCCCTGGTCCacggtttatattagtgtaaatgtTATCCTTTTTATTCCTGATTCTTTGCCTTTTGTTTCTCCAATGACGTGATTTTGTAGGGTATTAACTGATTTCTCTATTTCCCTTTCGAATGCATTTAATAaactaataataatataatttgtgGTTAATAGGGGTACTTTATTCTATTTcataggggacaccaaaagtgcaaTTGCTAAATTGACTACAAAAATTCTCCTGTAGAATAGAGATTCACTTATCTTAAAGGCACTGATAATGTTAGCCCGAGACACAACACAATAAACACGAGCACATGTAGACATGAAAAAAATAAGCTCAACTGCTCAACACAGCAGGCACGAAGTCGTGTTTCATGGTTCCCTCCTTCTACCAATTTTGAAGCTTTACTCATGATTCACGATTTTGGACTTGGGAGTAGTATATTGTATTTCTAAAGATATTCTTACACAGTCCACCAAATTCATGTCTCTACTAACTCGATTATTACTCATCAATCATGTGAATTGTGAATCCCATCCTTTGACAACTCAAATTGAGTTGTGATTTTGCGAATGGTACCACGTTTGTCGTTTTCTGCACTCAAGTATATTTAAATCGTGTATAATAATTGGTTGGCTACAGTTGATTCACCCGCCATAATCAGATCATTATGTTCATCTTCTCCAACGGTCCATTCCCGCCAACAATAACTTCCAAAATTTTTGTGGGGCCCATCACAGATTTTTCCTCCTTCAATCATAGACTTCGATATTTCTTTCACTTTTCTCAATTCTTCATTTCCAAATCCAAaaactttattaaaaaaaaaaatcgaatggGTTTTGCTATGATCAACTCATCAACTTCTTTACATCCATGTTTTTCATCACCCATAATAAAAAAGACAAATTACGCACCTAGATTTACGAAACGATTCGATTTTTCTCGCTCTCGAATCGTTTCTTTGAGCTCAGCATCTTCAGCAACGCCGCCATCTCCCAGTGAATCGGTTACCCCACTTGTCGGAAATTCCCCCAATTCATCAAACCCTAATCTAAGTAACTCTGCTAATGGGAGCCCTTTTGTTAAATTTGTTCAATCCGCTGAGTCTACTATTGAAAGGGTAAATCTTTTGATCTTATTGTGGTGTTTTAGGGTTAATTAAGTGTTGGGGTTAATTTAATTTCTCTGTTTTTCTTGTTAATTGCAATGGGGAATGTGCACACGTGCAGCTGTGAAACTGAAATTAGTGTCATTTGATGTTATTGTGTTATTGTGTTAATTTTCAAGTGTTGCCATTAATCAGTTTACTAATCATTTCTAAATTTGGTAATGATAAGGCCCTCTTGCAGGGTTCTTAATACAACTTCTCCCGGTCCTCCGAGGAGCTCTAAACTCGTACAACCTGAACTCCTTATGCTTAATCATGTTTAGACGATTTCAGCTTTGTTTGTTACAGACAgcatagtttgacaattttttcATTGCAAGAATGAAGCTGCTTATGTGTTGATCATGTGATGTTATCAGTTTTTGAGGTCATCCTCACTATGTCTCAAATCCTTGCTcttttctttgcagattataTTCGACTTCCGGTTCTTGGCACTTCTTGCTGTTGGAGGGTCACTAGCTGGTTCAGTGCTATGTTTCATGAATGTAATTTTCTGTCTACCCTTGGTATACATTGCAGTATCATGTACTCATGTAATATCTTTATTCAGTAAATTGAGCTTTGTGAGCAATATCACAAACTCGTTCTATGAGATGAAATATGAGACATAGGTTACATTTGATGTCTGCAGGGTTGTGTATATGTTGCTGACGCGTATAGAATTTATTGGACATCCTGTCTCAAAGGAAATCACAGTGGAAATATGGTCCTCCGGTTGGTGGAAGCTATTGGTGAGAATTCTTTCCCTCTCCATTCTCCATGTCATTTTGCTTAAACCTTAAAAAAAAGTTACTTAAACTGAATCGTTTTCTCTGCATACTGATCTTGTTTCTTGTCCTTTATTTCCTCAAAGTTTGAGGAGGGCAAGCAAGATTGACCTGTTTAGATCATAAAGTGTATCCTTGTTTTGATGAAATTTGTTGGTATGCAGATGTGTATCTTGCCGGAACTGTTATGTTGGTATTTGCTATGGGTTTGTATGGGTTATTCATCAGTAATTCCTCTGGCGATGTGCATCCAAGTTCTGATAGGGCCCTGAAGGGCTCATCCTTGTTTGGAATGTTCGCTCTGAAGGTGATTGCAGATTACACCAACTCTTTAACTTTTTTATGTTTCTTTCCGAAGTTACAATATATGGTGTTTACAAATTTCAGGAGAGGCCTAGGTGGATGAAAATTAGCTCCCTTGGCGAACTGAAAACAAAAGTGGGACACGTCATTGTGATGATTCTCATAGTAAAGATGTTCGAGAGGAGCAAGATGGTGACAATAGCCACTGGCATGGATCTGCTGAGTTATGCTGTCTGCATTTTCCTGTCGTCTGCTTCGTTGTATATCCTTCACAATCTGCACAAGTCAGATGAAAACGGCCATCATGTCCCTTCTTAACGGATCGATCATCTTTCTCAAACTCCAGTATCAAGATCAAAAAGATCAAAAAGGAAAAGGGGGTAACAAAATGCGTCTGCCGGGAGTCGAACCCGGGTCTATTGCTTGGAAGGCAATTATCCTAACCGTTGGACTACAGACGCTTGTTGTTGTTGACAAATATTACATACTATATCATTTCTAACGAGGGAATAAGTTGTTTAGATTGTCTTTCCAGCTGGAATGTTTTCTGAAGACATGTAAGTGCTTTTTTAATCAACTAGTGTTGCTTAGACCGCACGCTACGCGTGGGGTTTCGCAAGACAAAAATAAATTGTTAAATATATGAAGAatttgttggaaattctcattgggaaacacaaagggaaaaaagtgagtgaaaataaaagagtcccacatggaaaaaactcttcatattctccttgtttattaattggggaatgagtttaactcttgtttaagaaagcgtgagagtggtatggataacatcacacacgcgcgcgcgcgccgggccgggcccGGGCCTCGGGCCTCGGTACTCGGTACTCGGTACTCGGTACTTGGGAATGCGGGCGTgaggtgggttttgtgggtcaaccctattctttttggtaactggaccgttttggttaagtcattgttacgggaatctgtattgattacgtaaccgttggattaattaccattaattacgtccgttactacattCAATGTTTCTGACCGTTTTTTGCTGTTGCAATATTCATTCCCTCAGTCGTTTTTGTCTGTTGAGTTGCTCTCCttctgattacttaaatcagagTTTTAGTTTCCTTCAAACACTGAAAATCATTCAcacaaatacgaaaacacattctttctctcacaaaaaattgctctcggttttgggcatacgttctgactccatccggctttgtgagtgcacacaacgtcggagttgcgctaatcgtgaagggcgaccgcattctgttctactgcaccgggaggtagcgcggaatcgtcttttaggacagtgggtgtccacgacgcaacaattgttcttcgttcagttcatcgaatcagataagtttgttctaatttttggtttagtcgcaacaatctaaaagacgattcttATGGCTTTGACTTCGAAATTCATGATTCttgatatgtctaagttagaacctcttgatggcaagaattataaacgttgggctgttaggatgcgattctatttagaacaaattgagattgcttatgtgcttgatgatgttgtcgaacctgatgatgaaactgaattgcatgcttttgagttgaaatttgctaaagatgataggacatgtaagggcatgttgctgcatcatacGTCGAATGCattgcttgatatctatatggggtttggtcatgctagggatatttgggatgcattagaaaagaagtatggaactgatgatgctggtactaagcgttattgtgtcagtaagtggttaggttttcaagttcaagatgataaaccaattattgatcagattcatgcttatgaaaatatttgctttgctatggctgccgagggtttgggtatttgtgatattactcttgctatagttttaactgagaaactcccaccctcttggaaagattttcgtaatcagttGATGCATAAAAAGaaggaccttaccttagaggagcttgtaggtcacctgaaaattgaggaggaaaatcgtattaaggataagggtcaatctgtgttttccggttccgctaaggctaaccttgtagaacctaagcctAATGCATATTCTGATAGGTTTAAGGGAAAGGGcagtcctttcaagcctcaagggaaaccaatgaagtataagttcaaggggaaatgttttgaatgtgggaaaactggttacaagtctgtagattgcagatccaagaagaagccggatcagaaccaagccaaccttgctgaagctaatgaagtttctaatcctaaccattttattgctgttgtttcagaagctaacttgacaggtaatgttgctgaatggatcgtaaatactggagcaacgagacacatctgcaccaacaaagacatgttcactacctacgaaaaaattgatggtgaaaatgtcttcatgggtaattcatcttctgcaactgttcaaggcaaagggaagatcgttctcactcttacctctggaaaacttattactcttaccaatgtgttgcatgttccagaaatgcgtaggaacctgatttctggtagcttgctaatgaaggctggattgaagctttcatttgattctgataggcttgttattactcacaatggggagtttgtgggaaagggtttctgtaatgggggtttatttactcttgatgtcaaacttgaaattatgaataagaatgctagtacttcttctgtttatattgctgagtctattgatttatggcatgcaaggttgggtcatctcaacattgcttcaattaaaaagcttaaacaacttaatttgatccccagtttttctaaaactgattttgcaaaatgtgaagtatgtgttgaggccaagtttgcaaagaagccatttaaatcaatagatagacaaactgaagtactagagcttgttcatagtgacttgggggattttaaaaattatgagagcaggggtggtaaaaggtattatattacttttgttgatgactgctcaagatttaccatggtttatcttctcaggtcaaaagatgaggctgaggaaatgttcctcaaatacaaggccgaagtggagaaccaacttgataggaagatcaagagacttaggagtgataggggtggtgagtatgaccctaacactcttaaggcattttgtgagcagaatgggatcatacatgagacaacggctccctacacacccgagcagaacgggattgctgaaaggaagaacagaacattgaagaacatgatgaattctatgcttattagttctgggttttctgataacatgtggggggaagctatattatctgcttgtcatgttttgaacagggtacctcacaagaagctagacaagactccatatgaaatatggaagggtcgtgcacctaacctaagttacttgaaagtgtgggggtgtctagcaaaggtggctatacccagcttcaaaagggacaagattggtcctaaaactgttgattgtatttttattggttatgcttaccaaagtgctgcatatcgttttcttgttaagggtgctaacaattcttatgcaggtggtaacatcattgaggcaagagatgccgagttttttgaaactgtatttcctttgaaaatatcttgtatcaatgatgtgccttcttctaaCACTTCTTCCAGTATGCCTGTTGCTGCTCCTCCCACCTCTAatgtgaattctgaattggagccaaggaggagcaagagggcaagaaaggaaaccagttatggtgatgattttattactactttcttaactgaaccttacttgattgatgatgactttgtttatgtctttattttggaagatgatcctagaacctatgaagaggctatgaaatctgttgatgcagtgttttggaaagaggcaatagatagtgaacttcagtcaatcctaagtaaaaATACTTGAGAGTTGGTTGATTtgcctaggggttgcaagcccattacttgtaaatggatctttaggaaaaaattgaaatccactggatccattgacaagtataaggctagaattgtggtaaggggattcacccaaaggcatggtgttgattattttgatacttactctcttgtcactaaaattgctactattagaaatttgattgctcttgcttgcattcatgatcttgttgtgcatcaaatggatgttaaaactgcatttttaaatggtgatttggatgaggaaatttacatggttcaaccagaagggtttgttgttcctggtcaagagaataaggtttgaaaattagtcaagtctttgtatgggcttaagcaagctccaaagcaatggcatgacaaatttgacaagactatgacaggtaatgggttccatgtaaatgaaggtgattcttgtgtttactctaagcatgattctgatggttgtgtgattatttgtctttatgtggatgatatgttaatttttgggactaactTGGATCGtgtaaatgagacaaaaagttttctaagttctaaatttgaaatgaaagatatgggtgaggcagatgtgattttaggagtaaaaatcaagagaactccaaatggcatttgtcttagccaagctcactatgttgaaaaattacttaaaaagtttaactcttttgacgtcgatccagttaggactccctatgatccaagcatccacttaaagaaaaataatggtgatcctgttagccaatctgaatatgctaagattattggtagtgtttgttaggttatgatacatatgacaatacataaatcatgcggaaacaaccattaagccaggaatacatattatttacacataatcatatagcataatttagatgcatactctttgttgcgtgccttccctagctgcgcccgaaccgaacaagaacaagtctttaggactccaagtgtcgtccctccgtagatagtccacagcacgtccggatccgccttaagattgaccaactagaatcgcccttaaggtactagaattttcggcactattgagcaaggaatgtggctgaatttttctcttaaaactcacttttgaatacttgaattaatctcttaaaatatgtgaccctaggcacgtatttatagagttatggaaagggaattggaatcctagtaggatacgaattaattaaacttagaatcctacaagaactctaattaattaatttatccttttaggaataggaatttaatcatatactaattctaatagttttaggaatcgtgcatgaacacaaactcacacacgcacggcagccacgatgggccgcccatgcgtgtgcgtgcgagcagcagcccacgcagcgaggccatggccttggcgcgcgctgggcctgccttgcggtgggcctaggcgctgccttggctgggcgcgcgtttggcttgctgggcgatggcccgacttcgtgctgggccttcgtccggcaggcctcgtccgatgctaattcgtacgatacgattccgattaaattcccggttccggaattcatttccgatacgaacaatatttaatatttccgattccggaatcaatttccgtttcgaacaaatatttaatatttccgtttccggaattattttccgattccgataatatttccgattctgacaatatttccgtttccggcaatatttccgattctggtaatatttccatttccgataatattttccgatacgtaccatgtttccgtttccggcaacatctacgacttggataatatttatatttccgatacgatccatatttccgtttccggcaatatcatcgtttccggagtattcatttcttgcctgtgacgatctcagctcccactgaaaccaagatccgtcgattccgaatatccatagatggagtatctaatgccattaaatacttgatccgtttacgtactatttgtgtgaccctacgggttcagtcaagagtaagctgtggattaatattattaattccacttgaactgaagcggcctctagctaggcattaagctcacttgatctcactgaattattaacttgttaattaatactgaaccgcatttattagacttaacatagaatgcatacttggaccaagggcattatttccttcagtctcccacttgtccttagggacaagtgtgcatttactaattcctttgtcgctcgatgcttgctcttgaacataaggtaagagttgtcatccttattatgtccagaggtgttcctcggtttcagagttcaactgatcaaataaacagataatcatagcctatgattcatccgagcacggccatgcatttcacagtttctagctctccgagtggccttgtacaacttttaagcatctcatcccgatttatgggaggacaatcccaatcttgcgatcttgagattagacttcgtttgataggtgattacctgagcgttgcctttatagcctccttttacggtgcgacggttggtcaacgtcaaagcaaccagttctcaaacaagtaatctcaaatcactcaggtattgaggatttagtgtctaataatttaatgaaatttacttatgacagactttcatctcttacagtaaagtttcataggtcttgtccgatactagtcttcccaaagtaagtatctatgcaaatgattatgacattgccatgtccacatagttcaagaaacagaactactagtcatcttgcattctagtcgtctaacgttttctatgcgtccatttttatagaaaactccgactagggaccatttcaacctttgacattcaagttcacttgatagacatttcttagtcacaggactggtcctgacagtctatcttgaatatatcgtcaaattgaagggactcatcatttaataaaccacaaattaaatggaaaaatgaattcttttcatttattgtgaatgattaaccaataatgttttacaaagatttaaactctaaaacttcaaaacattaaacagagacatcaaagccattctccaatatgcttgattcccatagctgcagtgtgcgagttgtgcttcgcctgcggcagaggtttagttaatggatctgatatgttgtcatcagttccatttttgcttatctcgacttcttttctttcaacgaactctcgtagaaggtgaaatctacgaagtacatgcttgactctctggtggtgtctaggctcttttgcctgtgcaatagctccgttattgtcacaatacagggctattggtcctttaatggaggggactacaccaagttcacctatgaacttccttagccatatagcttcctttgctgcttcatgtgcagcaatgtactccgcttcagttgtagaatccgcaatggtgctttgcttagcacttttccagcttactgctcctccgttgaggcagaagacaaacccagactgtgatctgaaatcatctttgtccgtttggaaacttgcgtccgtatagcctttaacatttaattcatcatctccaccatagaccaggaagtcatctttgtgccttttcaggtacttcagaatgttattggcagcagtccaatgcgcctctcctgggtctgactggtatctgctcgtagcactaagtgcgtacgcaacatccgggcgtgtacatatcatagcatacattattgaaccaatcaatgatgcatatggaat
This sequence is a window from Spinacia oleracea cultivar Varoflay chromosome 1, BTI_SOV_V1, whole genome shotgun sequence. Protein-coding genes within it:
- the LOC110776330 gene encoding uncharacterized protein, which encodes MGFAMINSSTSLHPCFSSPIIKKTNYAPRFTKRFDFSRSRIVSLSSASSATPPSPSESVTPLVGNSPNSSNPNLSNSANGSPFVKFVQSAESTIERIIFDFRFLALLAVGGSLAGSVLCFMNGCVYVADAYRIYWTSCLKGNHSGNMVLRLVEAIDVYLAGTVMLVFAMGLYGLFISNSSGDVHPSSDRALKGSSLFGMFALKERPRWMKISSLGELKTKVGHVIVMILIVKMFERSKMVTIATGMDLLSYAVCIFLSSASLYILHNLHKSDENGHHVPS